CCAAGGCCGCTAACCCGGCAATTGCGAAGCCCTGCGCTGTGCGGCCGTAGGCCGGCGTCGGCTGTGCCTGAAGCGCGGCGCGCAGGCTCGTCGCCGCCTGCTCGATGAACCAGCCGGTCAGGAAGGCCATCGGCAGCGCGAAGTGCACCGTCAGCCACGGCATCTTCTCGCCGGCGATGGTGTAGATGATCCACGTCGCCACCGCCCACCATGCCAGGAAGAGGGAGAAGCGATGCCGGCGCAGCGTTGCGAAGAAGCGCGGGCGCGAGCGCAACTCCGGCAGAATTCGGGCGGCCAGGGTGGCCAGGGCACACAGCGCGCCGACCACGACGGCATACTCATACATCGGCACGAGCAGGAAGTAGTAGTACCAGGGCTGGTTGCCGCGCTGGACGTCTTGTTGCGCCATCCAGTAGCCCAACTGGCCGACGAAGCCTGTGCCGATGCCGGCAGTGTTGGTGAACACCGTGGTGAACAGCGTCACCGTGATGACGAGGAATACGCCGGCGATGGCCAGCCACAGCCGCCAATTCCAGACCACGCCGATGGCGATGGCGATGGCGATCAGCGCCAGCGCCATGGCGAACATGGTGGTGATCACCTGCGGGTTCATCTGCAGGTTGCTCATGTTGCCCAACGTGCTGATGGGCACCAGCTCTTCGCCGCGGAAAGCCTGCCAGATGCGATTCTTGATCAACAGCATGGCCGGCGACCCCATGAACATCGTCGTGGTCACCAGCACGATGATGACGTCGAAGGCCGGCGCGTTGCGCGAAGCGACGCGCAGCCACTCGCCGAAGGTCATCCGATACAAATAGGTCAGGCCGGCGCACACCAGCGCCGCCAGCAGCAGCATGACGGCGACGTAGATCAACGTGTTCATCCCGCCGCCGGGCGCCTCGGGCATAAGCGTGATCACACCAAGCGCGCGCGCCAGGCTATTGCTGCCCAGCTCGAAGAGGATGCTCAGGCTGACCATGAAGATGGCCGTGACTGCGCCGAAGCCGACCAGCATCGCCGCATCCTGCCACCGTTGGCCGGACGGCAACCTGCGACGCCCGCGATATAGCTGCCACAGCGCCAGCAGCGAGAGAAAGACCATCAGCAGCGCCACCGCTAGGAACGACGTCGCCTTATCCGTTGCGTGAAAAGCCAGCGCCGCCGTCAGCCCAACCAGCCAGCCGGGTTGCCGGTCATCCAGATAGCGCCACAGGCACAACACCGTCAGCGTCATCCACACCAGGATGAACTCTTCCTGGCGAATGTAGCGCGCGTGATACAGGATCGAGGGCGAGATGAGCAACATGAACGACGTCGCCAGCGCACCGGTGCGGCCCAACCAACGCCGGAAGCAATACGGCAAGGCGACCAGGACGACGCCGAAGACCGCCGTGGGGATGCGCGAGGTGAAATCGTCCGCGCCGAACAAGAAATAGCTCAGCGCGGTGATGTGGAACAAGAATGGCCCGTGCATGAGCGGCGTGTGCTGAAAGCCCTTGCCGGTCGCCAGCAGATACGAGAAATAGGTGTGCAGCGACTCGTCGTGACTCATCACGCGCGCGCCCATGTCGTAGAAGCGCGAGACGATGGCGATGAGGATGAACAGGACATACAGCGCCCGCTCCCACGTCAGGGCGGCGAGCAAAGGCTTGTCCAGCCAGGCATCGCGCGACGCGACCGGCTGCGTCATCGTTTCGAATTCGGACAGTCTCTGTTCACCAATCATTCAACCTCCACTCCCCAATCTCTACCTCTCCCCGCTCACCCGCCTTGCCACGTCGTCACGCAGCCAAAACACCCACAGGTCAGTTCGTACGTCATCCACGTCGCGAAATGCCAGCCAGCGCACCAGCGGCAGGCAATCGAACCCGCCCTGCGGCAAGCCGATGCAGCGCACCTCGTTCAACGGCGCCTGCGCCGTCACCTCATAAGCCATCCCGATGAAGTTACCGGCCGCTTTTGGCTTCTCCGGTGATGGCGTCAGCACAATGCCGACGCTGCCGGCGTCTCCGTTCGCGTCGAATCTGCGCTGGTCGCGCAACGCCCACTGCAAGGCAGCCGGCGAATCTCCGGCGATGTGCACCCCGAGCGCGTTCGGCTCGCCCGTCGCGCGCGCGCTGGCCAGTTGGATACTCTCTTGTAACGCCTCCAGGCCTAAAGCGGCAGCCTGGATGCGATACGGCTCGGCAGGATTATGCGGCCGCGCATGATTCATCTGGATGCCGGCAGCGAGCGAGTACAACGATAGCACGGCGATGCCGGCGAGCGCGATCCCACGCAACGGCACACCATAATCTACACTCAAACTGCCCGCCGCAGCGAGCGCCACGATCAGCAAGGCGGCAATGACCACGGAGATCAGCCATGTGCTGCGCCCTTGCCCGGCATAGTGCCACACTCCCAAGCCGGCGTAGATCAGCAACACGAAAGCGGCGCCGGCGATGACACCTTCGCGCCGCCAGGTAGCCCGGCGTTGCACCGAGGCAAACAGCGCGTCATAGGCTGCCGATGCCAGGCCGGCGAGGCCGATCACCAGCGGCGTCAGCAATGCGGCATTGCGGCCTGGAGTGACGACGAGCAATCCAAAACCTGCTGCAATCCAGACCAACCAAGCAGCCTCGGAGCGAGCGAGGGCGGGCGTGCGTGAAAAGACCGCGAACGCAAATGCTGCGCCCACCAGCGCAACCAGCTCGCTGGTCACCAGGCCGAGCATCAACCGTCCAACAGAGGCAGACCCACCTGACCCCAACGACTGCGCCCACGACGCGTAGCCGTTGAAGGCATCTCCGAGGCCGGATGGGCGCATGAGCAGCGCTGTGGCCGACGAGACGAATGCCAACAACAAGATCGCTGCCGTGCGAGCCGACACCCGGACAGAAGCGGGCGGGGATGTAACCCGCGAGGCCAGGATGGTCACGATTAGGGGCGCAGCTGCGTCGCTGCCGGTTGCAAGGAGCGCGCCCAGCGCAGCAGCCGCCGGAGTGGGACGATCGGCGCGCCAGGCGCAGTATGCCGCGAAGGCCAACGCCCACGCCAGCATCGCGCCGCCCATTTCGCGCGACACGAACCACAACGTGGGCGAAAGGGCAAGCAGCAGTGCGAAAATCAGTGCGCGTGTTCGTCCGAGCTGCGAGCGTAACATAGCAGGCAACAGACACACTGCAATGCCGCTCAGCGCCGGCACCAGCCGGGCCGATACTTCGCTTGCGCCGAAAACAGCAAAGAGGAGCATCTGTAGCCAGCCGAACAGCGGGTTCGAGAAGACGGCCGGCTCACCGCGCAACATCGCAAGCGAGGTCAGGGCCGTCGTCGCTTCGGCGTTCGTCAGCAGGAAGTCCAGTCGCACCAGGCGCGGTGCGCCCGCCAAGATGGCAATGGCACACCACAGCGCGACCTCGCGCGTCACTCGCTCCATCTTCGCTCGTGTGCGGCTCAGTTCTGTGCTACAGGCCGGGCGATCACGATCACGCGATGGGTGTTGCTCGTTTCCGGCCAACACGAGACCAACGTCAGCCGGTCGTCGTCCATGGCTTGAATGTATTGCGCATTGGCAATGCGTACTTCGAGGGGCTGATTGCGCTCGCGCAAGAGCTTCACCTCCTCCACGCGGTAGACGATCTGCCGGTCACCTGCACCCAAGCGGATCTCATCGCCGGGCTTCAGCGTGTAGAGCTTGCGAAAGACGGCGCCGTAAATGTTGTTGTGGCCGTTGAGGACGATGTTCTTGCCCTCCCCCAACCTGCCGGAGTAGTCATGCCAGCCCACGTTCCGGTTGTTCGGCGCAGACCACTCGACGGCGTTTAGGCCAACGCGCTTGCCGGGACCGACCGGCTGGATGAGTGCATCCACCTTGAGCTTGTCTATCCAGATGCGTTCCGGGACCGGATATACCTCGACTGCAAGCGACGAATGAGCCGACTCAGCAGTTCCTGGGCTATCCTGCGCCGGCGGGACGAAGGGCGACACTGCTTCACTGACGTTTGCGCCTTGAGCGAAGATGGCGATACCGAGCGCAATGATAGCAACGCCGGCCATGCTCATCGCCCAGGCGATCCCCCGTTGAACGTTCACGCGAATCATGCCGGCACCCTAGTCAGCGATGTTTAGCCGCATCTTAACGATGTCCTTGACCTGAGCCGCTACCTGATCAGTTGTTGCAGACGCATCTATCAGTTGCCAGCGCTCCGGCTCTTGAGCAATCAGTTGATGATAGCCGTCACGCACGCGGCGATGGAATTCGATCGTCTCGACATCAATCCGGTTGATCTCGGCGCCGCTGCTCATCCTGCGCTGGAGCGCCCGTTCTGGCTCTACGTCGAAATACAACGTCAAGTCGGGCTTGATGCCGTGCGTCACAAAATTGAGCAGGCCGCGCAGGAAGTCCAGATCGAGGCCGCGGCCGTAGCCCTGGTAGGCCAGCGTGCTGTCGGCAAAACGGTCGCTCAGCACGATGCCGCCACTCTGCAGATAGGGCTGCACCTGCTCGGCAACGAGCTGAGCGCGCGATGCGCAATACAATAGCAATTCGGTTCGCGGATCCATGTTCGAATTGCTCCGATCATGGAGTATGGCGCGAATGGCATCGCCGATTTTGGTGCCACCGGGCTCGCGCAACGTCAGCACGCGCTGACGATGGGTGCGCAACCATACTGCTAGACGTTGGATCTGTGTCGTCTTGCCGCTGCCGTCTAGGCCTTCGAAGGAGATGAACATGGATGGGAGTTGAGAATTGAGAATCCAGAGTCCAGATACCAGATGTCAGAAGCCAGAAGTCAGAGATCAGAAGTCAGAGTTCACGACTCACAACTCGTAGCTCACGGCTCACCGCTCGTGGCTCACCGCTCACGGCTCACGGCCCGTAGCTCACGGCTCACCGCTCACGGCTCACGGCCCGTAGCTCACGGCTCACCGCTCACGGCTCACGGCTCGCCGCTCACTCCCTGAAGATGCGTACGCGGCGCATCGGCTCTTTGCCGTAGGAGTGCGAGACCAGGTTTGACGCACGGGCGAGTTGATGCTGCTGCCGGCGCACGAAAGCGTTCTGCGGAGATAGATCCACGACGCGTTCTCCGGCCAGCACACGTCGGATCGCCTCTTCGGTCTCCTCGATCGCACTCTCATAGGGAATGCGCTCGCTGTCGGTCAAGCCGAACAAGTCGGCCAGGCAGCTTTCCATCTGCGCCACCGAGTTCGAGCGCAACACGTAGATCGGGACGTTGTCTTGCTCGGCCTCGACGATGGTTCGCGGCCGCTGGCGATAGTACGACTTGGCGGTGATCAGCACGTCGGCATCATCCAGGCTGTCCACGAACACGGCCGGGACGCCGAGCTGTCGAGCCGCCTGCTTCAGGCGATGCTTCGACACACCGAACGCGAACAGGCGCATGGCTTTCGATTCGCCGGGGCGCGCTTCGAGTGCTTCTGCCGCTTCGGATTCGGCTTCATGCTCCTCCGGTTCACCAGGCCGGATAATCGCCGACTCGCCGGTCTTGTCAGTGCGTAGCACCGGCAGATCTTCGTAAGCGTCTCGTTCGCGCCGAAATGCATCGCGCACACCGTAGCCATCGCGTCGGGAGCGCCGGTCGCGGCGGTCGGGCATCGCAGCCTCGCGCTCATCTTCTTCCTGCGATAGGCGGACGCGCTCACTGCGCATGCGGCCTTCTTCATCCCAGTAACGCAACTCGGCCACCGGCATGCGATTGCGCAACAGCGCGTCCACCGCTTCGCTCACGTCGTGGTGCACCAACAGGCGATGCCGGTCACGAATTTCGATCAGCACATCGAACGTGGGGGGCGCGCGCCGCTCCAAGACGGTCTTCTGGGTGCCGCGCCGGCGGGCTTCTTCGTCCGAAAGGGTCACACTCTCGATGCCGCCGATCAAGTCATTCAGCGTTGGGTTCACCATCAAGTTCTCGATGGTTTGGCCGTGGGCCGTGCCGATCAGTTGCACGCCACGCTCGGCGATGGTGCGCGCCGCTTCAGCCTCTTGCTCGCGCCCGATCTCGTCAATCACGATGACCTGCGGGTTGTGGTTTTCAACCGCCTCGATCATCACCTCGTGCTGCATGCTGGGCGTCGAGACCTGCATGCGGCGCGCGCGGCCCACCGCCGGATGAGGGATATCGCCGTCGCCGCCGATTTCGTTCGACGTGTCCACGATCACCACGCGTTTGGTCTCGGCCAGCACGCGCGCCGCTTCGCGCAGCATGGTGGTCTTGCCCACGCCGGGCTTACCCAGCAGCAAAATGCTCTTGCCGCTCTCGATGATGTCCTCGATGATCTTGAGCGTGCCGTACACAGCGCGGCCTACTCGGCAGGTCAAACCGACTACGACGCCGCGGCGATTGCGAATGCCGGAGATG
The window above is part of the Candidatus Roseilinea sp. genome. Proteins encoded here:
- a CDS encoding single-stranded DNA-binding protein, with amino-acid sequence MNMQELRITDDLDTLLNVLPPSIAEAIRRIGRFNDLIEVVMDLGRLPESRYVSAEANGDAGSSIAREETLVLRETEVTQEDLDYVLERIGEFDDDNRAGIARTLHRISGIRNRRGVVVGLTCRVGRAVYGTLKIIEDIIESGKSILLLGKPGVGKTTMLREAARVLAETKRVVIVDTSNEIGGDGDIPHPAVGRARRMQVSTPSMQHEVMIEAVENHNPQVIVIDEIGREQEAEAARTIAERGVQLIGTAHGQTIENLMVNPTLNDLIGGIESVTLSDEEARRRGTQKTVLERRAPPTFDVLIEIRDRHRLLVHHDVSEAVDALLRNRMPVAELRYWDEEGRMRSERVRLSQEEDEREAAMPDRRDRRSRRDGYGVRDAFRRERDAYEDLPVLRTDKTGESAIIRPGEPEEHEAESEAAEALEARPGESKAMRLFAFGVSKHRLKQAARQLGVPAVFVDSLDDADVLITAKSYYRQRPRTIVEAEQDNVPIYVLRSNSVAQMESCLADLFGLTDSERIPYESAIEETEEAIRRVLAGERVVDLSPQNAFVRRQQHQLARASNLVSHSYGKEPMRRVRIFRE
- the tmk gene encoding thymidylate kinase, coding for MFISFEGLDGSGKTTQIQRLAVWLRTHRQRVLTLREPGGTKIGDAIRAILHDRSNSNMDPRTELLLYCASRAQLVAEQVQPYLQSGGIVLSDRFADSTLAYQGYGRGLDLDFLRGLLNFVTHGIKPDLTLYFDVEPERALQRRMSSGAEINRIDVETIEFHRRVRDGYHQLIAQEPERWQLIDASATTDQVAAQVKDIVKMRLNIAD